A genome region from Clostridium pasteurianum includes the following:
- a CDS encoding glycoside hydrolase family 1 protein, with the protein MSTRKFPEGFLWGGATAANQVEGGFKDGGKGISVSDCARHHLDVDVKDYKKQNEVTTRDIEEALKSDDTSLYPKRHGSDFYHHYKEDIKMFAEMGFKVYRLSIAWTRIFPNGDDKEPNEEGLKFYDNVFDECLKYGIEPLVTMSHYEPPINLVLNYNGWYSREVVDLFVKYVKTICTRYKDKVKYWLTFNEVDSMIRHPYTTGGLIEDRFPGIKWEQVIFQAMHHQFVASALATKICHEIIPGSMVGCMLTKLTYYPYTCKPEDVLKAQQDMRSTYCYSDTQVFGEYPSYLLSRFKNHGIVIKKGPNDDEIMKKYPVDFVSFSYYASSCTAAETEGLITTPGNTMIAIKNPYIPTSDWGWQIDPVGLRISMVDLYDRYRKPLFIVENGLGAKDEIKEDGTIDDQYRIDYFDAHFKAMLDAIEYDGVKCLGYTSWGCIDLVSESTKQMSKRYGFIYVDCDDYGNGTYKRIPKKSFYWYKKVIETNGECLFD; encoded by the coding sequence ATGAGCACAAGAAAATTTCCAGAAGGATTTTTATGGGGTGGAGCTACTGCTGCCAATCAAGTTGAAGGCGGTTTTAAAGATGGTGGAAAAGGCATTAGTGTTTCTGATTGTGCCCGCCACCATTTAGATGTAGACGTTAAAGATTACAAGAAACAAAATGAAGTTACAACTAGAGATATTGAAGAAGCATTAAAATCAGATGATACATCATTATACCCAAAACGTCACGGTTCAGATTTTTATCATCACTATAAAGAAGATATTAAAATGTTTGCAGAAATGGGCTTTAAAGTATATAGACTGTCTATCGCATGGACTAGAATATTTCCAAATGGTGACGATAAAGAGCCTAATGAAGAAGGTTTAAAATTCTATGATAACGTTTTTGATGAATGTTTAAAATACGGCATTGAACCATTGGTTACAATGTCTCATTATGAACCTCCTATTAATTTAGTATTAAATTATAACGGCTGGTACTCAAGAGAAGTAGTTGATTTGTTTGTGAAATATGTAAAAACTATATGCACACGTTATAAGGATAAAGTTAAATATTGGCTCACTTTCAATGAAGTTGATTCAATGATAAGGCACCCTTATACAACTGGCGGATTAATTGAAGATAGGTTCCCTGGCATTAAGTGGGAGCAGGTAATATTTCAAGCAATGCACCATCAATTTGTCGCTAGTGCATTGGCTACAAAAATATGCCACGAAATAATTCCAGGTTCGATGGTTGGATGCATGCTTACAAAATTAACATATTATCCATATACATGTAAACCGGAAGACGTTCTAAAAGCTCAGCAGGACATGCGCAGTACTTACTGCTACAGTGATACTCAAGTATTTGGTGAATATCCTTCTTACCTATTATCTAGATTTAAAAATCATGGTATAGTAATAAAAAAAGGTCCTAATGACGATGAAATAATGAAAAAATATCCTGTAGATTTTGTCTCATTTTCATATTATGCCTCCTCCTGTACAGCAGCAGAAACAGAAGGTCTAATAACTACACCAGGAAATACAATGATTGCAATAAAAAACCCTTATATACCAACAAGCGACTGGGGATGGCAGATAGATCCTGTAGGTCTTAGAATATCAATGGTAGATTTATATGATCGCTACCGCAAACCCCTATTTATTGTTGAAAATGGTCTTGGAGCTAAAGATGAAATTAAAGAAGATGGAACAATAGATGATCAGTACCGTATTGACTACTTTGATGCACACTTTAAAGCAATGCTTGATGCTATAGAATATGATGGAGTTAAGTGTCTTGGTTATACCTCCTGGGGCTGCATTGATTTAGTATCAGAATCAACTAAACAAATGTCTAAACGTTACGGATTTATCTACGTTGACTGTGATGACTACGGAAATGGCACCTACAAACGCATTCCCAAAAAATCTTTCTACTGGTATAAGAAAGTTATCGAGACAAATGGTGAATGCTTATTTGATTAA
- a CDS encoding MurR/RpiR family transcriptional regulator has translation MIIDKMESSNNFTFQEKAAIDYILKHPKALIEMSVTELAAASYTSASTIIRLCKKLGVKGYADLKFIYASEYPEMMKLKEALKIEPYNKNTEINDIIHTMPLIYSKAIDYTRSMLDYNVIDRIISFLKKAKIIDVYGEGINYEVAKMFCYKLEEIGVTAGAYSSINWNHAKRLQLEKTPSYSILISHTGKNPSMYDTAKKLKELKISTLAITGNIDEGLSKLTDDHINIMTSENTLELSTVIFTTSTQYVLDILAAALLVHNYDSVKKNVAALNCERYRWLKST, from the coding sequence ATGATAATAGATAAAATGGAAAGTTCAAATAATTTTACGTTTCAGGAAAAAGCCGCTATAGATTATATATTAAAGCATCCTAAAGCCTTAATTGAAATGAGTGTAACAGAATTAGCAGCAGCAAGCTACACTAGTGCCTCCACAATTATTAGACTATGCAAAAAATTAGGTGTAAAAGGATATGCGGACTTAAAATTCATTTATGCTTCAGAATATCCAGAGATGATGAAACTTAAAGAAGCTTTAAAAATAGAGCCTTATAATAAAAATACAGAAATTAATGATATTATACATACTATGCCGCTAATTTACTCTAAAGCCATTGATTATACAAGAAGTATGCTGGATTACAACGTAATTGATAGAATAATTAGTTTCCTAAAAAAGGCCAAAATAATTGATGTTTATGGTGAAGGTATAAATTATGAAGTAGCTAAAATGTTTTGCTATAAACTCGAAGAAATAGGAGTTACAGCTGGAGCCTATAGCAGCATCAATTGGAATCATGCCAAAAGACTTCAATTAGAAAAAACTCCTTCTTATTCAATTTTAATTTCACATACTGGCAAAAATCCAAGTATGTACGATACTGCTAAAAAACTAAAAGAATTAAAAATTTCAACCTTAGCAATCACCGGTAACATTGATGAAGGGTTGTCCAAACTAACTGATGACCATATAAACATAATGACTTCGGAAAACACTTTGGAATTGTCAACTGTTATTTTTACAACTTCCACTCAATATGTTCTAGACATACTTGCAGCAGCATTATTAGTACACAATTATGACAGTGTCAAAAAAAACGTAGCTGCATTAAATTGTGAAAGATATAGATGGTTAAAAAGCACTTAA
- a CDS encoding HAD family hydrolase translates to MKKYDTVIFDLDGTLLNTLDDLADSANFALSLYDLPNRTTDEVRRFLGNGVAKLIERCIPNGRQNEYYEKCLADFRKHYSKNMQNKTTPYTGIMELLGQLSEKGYKIAIVSNKFDSAVKGLNELYFNKYIKVAIGEMESEGVAKKPAPDTVFKALKELRSTPDRAVYVGDSEVDVKTAKNSGLPCVGVTWGFRNRQILNDEGANYIIDKPEQLVEIVY, encoded by the coding sequence ATGAAAAAATACGATACTGTTATATTTGATTTGGATGGAACACTACTTAATACACTCGATGATCTCGCTGATAGTGCTAATTTTGCATTGTCATTATATGATTTACCAAATAGAACAACAGATGAAGTTAGAAGATTTCTTGGCAATGGTGTAGCAAAGTTAATTGAACGATGCATACCTAATGGACGTCAAAATGAATATTATGAAAAGTGTCTTGCGGATTTTCGTAAACATTATTCTAAAAATATGCAGAATAAAACTACTCCTTATACTGGTATTATGGAACTTTTAGGACAACTATCAGAAAAAGGATATAAAATTGCTATTGTTTCAAATAAATTTGATTCGGCTGTAAAAGGACTTAATGAACTTTATTTTAACAAGTATATAAAAGTGGCAATCGGGGAAATGGAAAGTGAGGGGGTTGCTAAAAAGCCAGCTCCTGATACTGTATTTAAAGCTCTTAAAGAATTAAGGTCTACCCCTGATAGAGCAGTATATGTAGGTGATTCAGAAGTAGACGTTAAAACAGCTAAAAATTCTGGACTTCCATGTGTAGGAGTAACATGGGGATTTAGAAATAGACAAATTTTAAATGATGAAGGTGCTAATTATATTATAGACAAGCCAGAACAGTTGGTGGAAATAGTTTATTAA
- a CDS encoding methyl-accepting chemotaxis protein produces the protein MKKLSRLKVKTKLIISFAVITLFIAAVCVVGIGSLSSMNNTSNAMYTVGMQSVFYSSSIEKNLTQSDKELQSLVFVRDASKKAEIENKIKTIYSKNKTLITAYDKIQNDSSWKGLEKQISQYVSQRDKIIKLVDENNFDAAAEEYKILSVSVEKINTQLDKSVSTNISRTKTVSKGNTTTYETDYKIMLALLIAGVIFALGMGAFISRLISEPLSKIKNFAEQLAEYDFSRPIEVKASDEFGQTAQALNKARENVKSLIGTIKNNSEEMNSASENLSSISNELRTKSENINSEIENIACGIQETSAFSEEVTASMQEVDSSIGNLSQKAMAGSSNAVEAINKVDEIQNEMKASIEQSKEIGIKQKEKIVKSIEDGKVVNKIGVVADTISGISNQTNLLALNASIEAARAGENGKGFAVVADEVGKLAEQSQNEINSVRDVIEKIQNAFKNIAEDSNAVLQYVNVDVNSQFESFISIVNQYHNDSYFMSKMSEEIAEMSNKLSAAVSQVSEAVENLTQIAQKSSESTETIKNSIYENTEAISNVAETAKVQAELASRLHTTVKKFRI, from the coding sequence ATGAAAAAATTATCAAGACTTAAAGTTAAAACAAAATTAATTATATCGTTTGCAGTTATTACTTTATTTATCGCAGCAGTTTGCGTTGTCGGAATAGGATCTCTAAGTTCAATGAACAATACATCTAACGCTATGTATACCGTTGGAATGCAAAGCGTTTTTTATTCATCATCCATAGAAAAAAATTTAACACAAAGTGATAAGGAATTACAATCTCTCGTTTTCGTAAGGGATGCTTCTAAGAAAGCTGAAATTGAAAATAAAATAAAAACTATATATAGTAAAAATAAAACTCTTATTACCGCTTATGATAAGATTCAAAATGATTCATCATGGAAAGGGTTAGAAAAACAAATTAGTCAATATGTTTCACAAAGAGATAAAATAATTAAACTTGTGGATGAAAATAATTTTGATGCTGCAGCCGAAGAGTATAAAATCTTGTCTGTATCAGTTGAAAAAATAAATACACAGCTTGACAAATCAGTTAGTACTAACATTTCTAGAACTAAAACTGTAAGTAAAGGTAATACAACTACGTATGAAACTGATTATAAAATAATGCTGGCTTTATTAATAGCCGGGGTAATATTTGCATTAGGTATGGGAGCTTTTATTTCAAGGCTTATTTCCGAACCATTATCAAAAATAAAGAATTTTGCAGAACAATTAGCAGAATATGATTTTTCTAGACCTATTGAAGTTAAAGCATCGGACGAATTTGGACAAACGGCACAAGCTTTAAATAAAGCAAGAGAAAATGTGAAAAGTTTAATTGGTACAATAAAGAATAATTCAGAAGAAATGAATAGTGCAAGTGAAAACTTATCTTCAATTAGCAATGAACTTAGAACAAAATCTGAAAATATAAATAGTGAAATAGAGAATATTGCTTGTGGTATACAGGAAACCAGCGCTTTTTCAGAAGAGGTAACAGCATCTATGCAAGAGGTTGATTCAAGCATAGGTAATCTTTCTCAAAAAGCAATGGCAGGAAGTAGTAATGCAGTCGAAGCTATAAACAAAGTTGATGAAATTCAAAATGAAATGAAAGCATCTATAGAGCAATCAAAAGAGATTGGAATTAAGCAAAAAGAGAAAATAGTAAAATCAATTGAAGACGGAAAGGTAGTTAATAAAATAGGTGTAGTTGCCGATACGATTTCGGGAATATCAAATCAAACGAATCTTTTAGCTTTAAATGCTTCCATAGAGGCAGCAAGAGCGGGAGAGAATGGTAAGGGTTTTGCAGTTGTAGCAGATGAGGTTGGAAAACTTGCTGAGCAATCTCAAAATGAAATAAATTCTGTTCGTGATGTTATAGAAAAAATACAAAATGCTTTTAAAAACATAGCAGAGGATAGCAATGCAGTTCTCCAATATGTAAATGTTGATGTTAATTCTCAATTTGAAAGTTTTATCAGTATAGTTAACCAGTATCATAATGATTCTTATTTTATGAGTAAAATGTCAGAAGAAATTGCAGAGATGTCAAATAAACTTTCTGCCGCAGTAAGCCAGGTTAGTGAGGCTGTAGAGAATTTAACACAAATAGCTCAAAAATCTTCTGAGAGCACTGAAACTATAAAAAATAGCATATATGAAAATACAGAGGCAATATCAAATGTAGCAGAAACTGCTAAAGTTCAAGCAGAGCTTGCCTCAAGATTACACACCACAGTAAAGAAGTTTAGGATATAA
- a CDS encoding radical SAM protein: MEIKNTLEKAAKEAIVNKVVGYLDKDPEKNISKIFAAIKKLTKDESALSQIEFVENYYNNDKYKHEFIQDILKNTDTKCLKKFFTNFFANANWYAGPKRQKYLDKEDTKIPFVMLLSPSMRCPLHCKGCYASSFSKKDDIPPEEVDRIIGEARDLGIYYIIILGGEPFFNDYLLDIYEKYDDIMFTPFTSGLLLNEKIADRLKKCGNVIPMLSIEGFEEDTDSRRGKGTYKKVLKAMDMLHERGILFGVSSAVTRTNINTVLSDEFTDMLIEKGSKMSWYFLFMPVNGEDEDFNMMLTAKQRDYLGRRSREIRANKPYFTIDFFNDAPYVGGCIAGKYYFHVNSKEDVEPCIFSHFSTVNLKGKHLIDAFRDPFFKKLRSIQPYNKNMLRPCMMIDNTNVIIDVCNEVGAKPDDSGAEKMLHDDVFHKKITKTAEEFKPYADKTWKEFFNEKGNEEFSRG, from the coding sequence ATGGAGATAAAAAATACTTTGGAGAAAGCTGCCAAAGAGGCTATTGTAAACAAAGTTGTTGGTTATCTTGACAAGGATCCGGAAAAAAACATAAGTAAAATATTTGCAGCTATTAAAAAGCTAACAAAGGATGAATCCGCGTTATCTCAGATTGAGTTTGTTGAGAATTATTACAACAACGATAAGTACAAGCATGAATTTATTCAGGATATTTTAAAAAATACTGATACTAAATGTTTAAAAAAATTTTTTACCAACTTTTTTGCAAATGCAAATTGGTATGCTGGTCCTAAAAGACAAAAATATTTGGACAAAGAAGATACTAAAATACCATTTGTTATGCTTTTGAGTCCATCTATGAGATGCCCACTTCATTGTAAGGGATGTTATGCATCAAGCTTCAGTAAAAAGGATGACATTCCACCAGAAGAAGTTGATAGAATTATTGGAGAAGCAAGAGATTTAGGGATTTATTACATTATTATTTTAGGCGGTGAACCGTTCTTTAATGACTATCTTCTTGACATTTATGAAAAGTATGATGACATAATGTTTACACCGTTCACCAGTGGACTTTTACTTAATGAAAAAATTGCTGATAGACTTAAAAAATGTGGAAATGTTATACCAATGCTTTCTATTGAAGGGTTTGAAGAAGATACTGATTCACGTAGAGGAAAAGGAACTTATAAAAAAGTTTTAAAAGCTATGGATATGCTCCATGAAAGAGGCATATTATTTGGAGTATCTTCTGCGGTTACAAGAACTAATATAAATACAGTACTCAGTGATGAGTTTACAGATATGCTAATTGAAAAAGGTTCTAAAATGAGCTGGTACTTTCTCTTCATGCCAGTTAATGGTGAGGATGAAGACTTTAATATGATGCTTACCGCAAAGCAGAGGGATTATCTTGGAAGAAGATCTAGAGAAATAAGAGCTAATAAGCCATATTTCACAATAGATTTTTTTAATGATGCGCCATATGTAGGTGGATGTATTGCAGGAAAATATTATTTCCATGTTAATTCAAAAGAGGATGTTGAGCCATGTATATTTTCTCATTTTTCCACAGTTAATTTAAAAGGCAAGCATTTAATTGATGCATTTAGAGATCCATTTTTCAAAAAACTAAGATCTATACAACCTTATAATAAAAACATGTTAAGGCCATGTATGATGATAGATAATACAAATGTTATAATAGATGTATGTAATGAAGTAGGAGCAAAACCAGATGATTCTGGAGCAGAAAAAATGCTTCACGATGATGTGTTCCATAAAAAAATAACAAAGACAGCAGAGGAATTTAAACCATATGCTGATAAGACATGGAAAGAATTTTTTAATGAAAAAGGTAATGAAGAATTTTCTAGGGGATAA
- a CDS encoding M24 family metallopeptidase encodes MNNSRIKRIVDNMKKHNLNQILVTSPSSVFYLSGVWIDPGERLMAMYIDDDENVVLMLNSLFKNNPGLGEIKTMTYDDSEDPIPMLLKVIDENSTLGIDKNWPAHYLIEIMEQKPNMKFANSSLIVDEVRMIKDEEEIKLLRESSKINDKVMEELVQYISKDKTEKEMAETIEGIFKKNGIEKQSFETICSYGKNGADPHHFPDNTKLNDGDSIVIDMGGVYNYYCSDMTRTFFYKEPPEEAKKIYEIVKRANAAGKKAVKPGVKLSDIDKAARDVIEKEGYGKYYTHRTGHNIGIDDHEEPSVGGNSDLVAKKGMVFSIEPGIYIGGKYGVRIEDLVVVTEDGCEVLNEVSRDIKIIK; translated from the coding sequence ATGAATAATAGTAGAATAAAAAGAATAGTAGACAATATGAAAAAACACAACTTGAATCAAATTTTAGTAACATCGCCTTCAAGTGTTTTTTATCTTTCTGGTGTATGGATTGATCCAGGCGAAAGACTTATGGCAATGTATATAGACGATGATGAGAATGTAGTATTAATGCTTAATAGTTTATTTAAAAATAATCCTGGTTTAGGGGAAATTAAGACTATGACCTATGATGACAGTGAAGATCCTATACCTATGCTTCTCAAAGTCATTGATGAAAATAGTACACTTGGAATTGATAAAAATTGGCCAGCGCATTATTTGATAGAAATTATGGAGCAAAAGCCTAATATGAAGTTTGCAAATTCTTCACTTATTGTAGATGAAGTTAGAATGATAAAGGATGAAGAAGAAATAAAACTTTTAAGAGAATCTTCAAAAATAAATGACAAGGTAATGGAAGAATTAGTTCAGTATATTTCTAAAGATAAAACTGAAAAAGAAATGGCAGAGACAATAGAGGGTATCTTTAAGAAGAATGGAATAGAAAAACAGTCTTTTGAAACTATCTGTAGTTACGGAAAAAATGGGGCAGATCCTCATCATTTTCCAGATAATACAAAATTAAATGATGGCGATTCAATAGTTATAGACATGGGTGGAGTTTATAATTATTATTGCTCAGATATGACAAGAACATTTTTCTACAAGGAACCACCAGAAGAAGCAAAGAAAATTTATGAAATAGTTAAAAGAGCTAATGCAGCAGGTAAAAAAGCTGTAAAACCTGGTGTTAAATTAAGTGATATAGATAAAGCTGCTAGAGATGTAATTGAAAAAGAAGGTTACGGCAAATATTATACACATAGGACAGGTCATAATATAGGAATAGACGATCATGAGGAACCATCTGTAGGAGGAAATTCAGATTTAGTAGCTAAAAAGGGCATGGTATTTTCGATTGAGCCTGGTATATATATTGGAGGAAAATACGGTGTTAGAATAGAAGATTTAGTTGTTGTAACTGAAGACGGCTGCGAGGTCTTGAATGAGGTATCTAGGGACATTAAGATAATAAAATAG
- a CDS encoding metallophosphoesterase family protein yields MSKYVMSDLHGCYDTFTKILKLINFSREDELYIIGDIFDRGPEPLKIFDYIMENENIHLMKGNHEYMYQGFYETGSPDLWFLNGGKVTYDEIMGRGASFNDKLYEYVKHLPIYKIVGNNILVHSEVFFPDNYEQLSVHDILSIQVEEAVLWGRHNIGKEKKLGEYNIICGHTPVQAIQSFETKEDVKILKRNSTFYIDCGCVYGEEAGGKLAALRLDDYKEYYVEA; encoded by the coding sequence ATGAGTAAATATGTTATGAGTGATTTGCATGGCTGTTATGATACATTTACTAAAATTTTAAAACTAATAAATTTTTCTAGAGAAGATGAACTTTATATTATTGGAGATATATTTGATAGAGGACCGGAACCTTTAAAAATTTTTGATTACATTATGGAGAACGAAAATATACATCTTATGAAGGGCAATCATGAATATATGTATCAAGGATTTTATGAAACTGGTTCTCCTGATCTCTGGTTTTTAAATGGTGGTAAGGTTACTTACGATGAAATAATGGGGCGTGGAGCTTCTTTTAATGATAAGTTATATGAATATGTAAAACACCTTCCTATTTATAAAATTGTAGGCAATAATATTTTAGTTCACTCAGAGGTGTTTTTTCCTGATAATTATGAGCAATTAAGTGTTCATGATATACTAAGCATACAAGTTGAAGAGGCAGTATTATGGGGAAGACATAACATAGGAAAAGAGAAAAAACTTGGAGAATACAATATTATTTGTGGACATACCCCTGTTCAGGCTATACAAAGTTTTGAAACCAAAGAAGATGTTAAAATACTGAAGCGAAACAGTACTTTTTATATAGACTGCGGATGTGTTTATGGTGAAGAAGCAGGAGGAAAACTTGCAGCTTTAAGACTAGATGATTACAAAGAATACTACGTTGAAGCTTAA